Proteins co-encoded in one Syngnathoides biaculeatus isolate LvHL_M chromosome 22, ASM1980259v1, whole genome shotgun sequence genomic window:
- the rnls gene encoding renalase: MSSTSSPAAVRRVLVVGAGLTGSLCACLLRRKFQDKVHIVVWDKARGAGGRMSTFRPPDPSSSSSSHSADLGAQYISATREYARSHHSFYSELLAAGVLRPLDCAVEGLRRRDGGADYVAPLGMSGVVKHFLRESGADVFLEHHVTALSRRGASWEVRRKDGAGRQFDSVVLTVPVPQILQLRGDLEDVVSVQQKALLSDVSYSSRFALALFFAPGVDVGVPWALRYYNDGDDDDADLKVVCYAAVEPRKRGTEDDAGRGPSLVVHTGVPFGKRHLERDVEEVQPVILREVRRLIPALPQPIGIKCHKWRYSQVVSAVAGRPGHMVLSERPLLVCAGDAFTHSNFDGCLTSALSVLAVFKDVM, encoded by the exons ATGTCGTCGACGTCGTCGCCGGCCGCGGTCCGCCGGGTTCTGGTGGTCGGCGCCGGCCTTACGGGTAGTCTGTGCGCGTGCCTGCTCAGGAGGAAGTTCCAGGACAAAGTCCACATTGTCGTGTGGGACAAGGCGCGCGGAGCGG GCGGCAGGATGTCGACGTTCCGTCCTCCCGacccgtcgtcgtcgtcgtcgtcccacTCGGCCGACTTGGGAGCGCAGTACATCTCCGCCACGCGCGAGTACGCTCGCTCGCACCACAG TTTCTACTCGGAGCTGCTGGCGGCGGGCGTCCTGCGTCCGCTCGACTGCGCCGTGGAAGGCCTGCGGCGCAGAGACGGCGGCGCGGACTACGTGGCCCCGCTGGGCATGAGCGGCGTGGTCAAGCACTTCCTGCGGGAGTCAG GAGCCGACGTGTTCCTGGAGCATCACGTGACGGCCCTGTCCCGACGCGGCGCCTCGTGGGAGGTCCGCAGGAAGGACGGCGCCGGCCGGCAATTCGACTCGGTGGTCTTGACCGTCCCCGTTCCGCAAATTCTGCAGCTGCGAGGCGACCTGGAGGACG TTGTGTCCGTCCAGCAGAAGGCGCTGTTGAGCGACGTGTCCTACTCTTCTCGTTTCGCCCTGGCGCTCTTCTTTGCTCCCGGCGTGGACGTCGGCGTGCCGTGGGCCCTGCGCTACTACAacgacggcgacgacgacgacgccgaccTCAAGGTGGTCTGCTACGCTGCCGTGGAGCCTCGCAAACGCGGCACAG AGGACGACGCCGGCCGCGGTCCGTCCTTAGTGGTCCACACCGGCGTCCCGTTTGGCAAGCGGCACCTCGAGCGAGACGTGGAGGAAGTGCAGCCGGTCATCTTGCGGGAAGTGCGCCGGCTCATCCCGGCTCTGCCTCAGCCCATCGGCATCAAGTGCCACAAGTGGAGGTACTCGCAG GTCGTGAGCGCCGTGGCAGGCCGCCCGGGTCACATGGTGTTGTCGGAGCGCCCCCTGCTGGTTTGCGCCGGCGACGCCTTCACTCACTCGAACTTCGACGGCTGCCTGACGTCCGCACTGAGCGTCCTCGCCGTGTTCAAAGATGTCATGTGA